A part of Chanos chanos chromosome 9, fChaCha1.1, whole genome shotgun sequence genomic DNA contains:
- the LOC115821820 gene encoding carcinoembryonic antigen-related cell adhesion molecule 18: MQLFLLTRDSPSLLSHAVFLSLTLQTTLLFLISGVCLGGDVMLSLGPVYGAVGESVQFNTTIRTADRPVRRVRWEVNEKHGITSISGSVQRGGMLYHHRDGLDHHTGSLELQNLSLSDSGNYTVTIYKTGEDQEIKGTVELLVFERISGVSLTGPAQPLIGDQSSANLTCEGTGSIITTEWMKDGQPLSPSNNIIFSADLRSGLP; this comes from the exons ATGCAGCTCTTCCTGTTGACCAGAGATTCACCATCACTCCTGAGTCATGCTGTGTTCCTGTCCCTGACCCTCCAAACCACACTCTTATTTCTCATCTCAG gtgtgtgtttgggtggtgatgtgatGTTGTCTCTtggacctgtgtatggagcagtaGGAGAAAGTGTTCAGttcaacaccaccatcagaaCTGCTGATAGACCAGTTAGACGTGTCAGATGGGAAGTTAATGAAAAACATGGTATTACATCGATCAGTGGTTCAGTACAACGTGGAGGAATGCTTTACCATCACAGGGATGGACTGGACCATcacactggttcattagagCTACAGAATCTGTCCCTGAGTGACAGTGGAAATTACACAGTGACGATATATAAAACTGGGGAAGACCAAGAAATCAAAGGAACAGTTGAGCTGCTTGTTTTTG agagaatatctggagtttccctcactggtccagCACAACCCCTAATAGGAGATCAAAGTTCTGCTAatttaacctgtgagggaactggctccatcatcaccacagaatggatgaaggatggtcaacctctgtctcctagcaacaaCATAATtttctctgctgatctgagatca gggctgccatag